The following nucleotide sequence is from Scleropages formosus chromosome 4, fSclFor1.1, whole genome shotgun sequence.
CATTTACTcagtgagtgtgttttactggaaaCCCCCGCCGTGAGACAAAATGTTCTGAAAATGACACTGCGGTAAAGAGTTGGGTCCGGAACCCGTGACACCCTGGCGTTTTACTGTGGATCTGGGTGGATAAAACACACCTGAGACGTGTGCAGCCGTACTGCAGATACACACTGGACATACATACATCTTTTGAGCTtccactggaaaagcaaacacacacagttgtcCCAGTTCCCACCGAAACGCCAAGGACAGGGGTCcctgtgagtgtgagtgagtgtgtgggcTGGGAGCCGCCGCTGGAtactgtgtgtctctgtgcgtgGATAACTCCAGAGCACAAACAGGGTTCATGTTGGAGACAAACAGGactttaatgtgctttttttagctttttaattttcattacttATAATTTCATTAgtcatttttaaagtaatgaagtatttctttcccctccccccagaaACTTGTTCCCAGCAAACCTCGTCGCTGCCGCCTTTCGGACGGTAAGTCACGTCCCCCTCCCCGTTTCTCCACTCCTCTTTGAAGGACCCCCACGGAGCGACACACGCCCCCCCCTGCCCTGCCGTCCCTTTACCGCAGTAGTTTACCGCTTGCCGTTGAAGAAACGGACCTCCTGGTGCCTCTGCCTCTTGATATGGAGCGTCGCCACCTGGCTGCCATTGCCATGGTGACCCCATTCCGGTGacaataaaactaataataaagTGCGTTTCACAAAGTGCCGTGAAGAGCACCTTCTCAGAGTGCTTCACAGTACGCAGTACACCTGCCCTCGGTACCAGCGGACAGGTACTACCGCGGTACAGACACACGCTGGCACAGAGTGGCGGGTATAGAAGGAGGCATCTCTTCTTGAGCTGCTCTCCCCAGTCAGTGCTGGAGCCGTGTAGCTCACGCTGCTCCTGGACCAAGAGGGTGCTCAGGGGCCCTGGGCTGGATGTCTCCTCAGCCGCCCCTTGAGTGCTGGCACTGTCTCTGTGTCGAACCCAGCTCAGCaccgcacgcgcacacacgcgcacacacagtctgagaccgcttatcccgagcggggtcgtggcgaaccggagcctaacctggcaacacagggcgcaaggggacacaaccaggatgggacgccagtctgtcgcaaggcaccccaagcagggctcgaaccccagatccgccagagagcaggcacaggccaaacctgctgtgccaccgtgcccccctgtcAGCTGAGCGGACCAGTGTAAATGTAGAGGTAAACGTAAATGCACCCAGGTGCGCAGGTGAGCCGGTTCCCAGGTAGCAGACACACATGGTGACCTTCCTTCTCAGTAACGCAGTGATGGAAGATAACAGGGCGTGACCCAGCCAGCGTCACGATATGGTTTTGGCTGCACATGGAATATGGTACAAATAGCAACTTACCACAATGCTGTTAATACACGTGAGCTGCAGCAACCAGCTGGGTAAACAGTGAGGTGCAGGAAGAGCCTCTCAAGGACTGCAGCAATTTCCACAAGACGCGTCACACCCTGCCGCTCCCCGTGGTGACACCTGTAAACCAGGACTGAGCTGTGTCACAAAGACCCCCTGCTGACATCTACTTTTACCGATTATTCctttatcacacacttttctccacagtggtgTACAGCTCAGAGGGTATAGAAGAGCAACAGAAGATGAGGTTTAGACACACGCAGGACTATCGACACACAGGttctgtgtgtgacaccaccatcttgctggttcacatccctccagtagttCCTATAGAAGTGCCATTCAgatagcaaatacacagataatcaaagcagatggtgttgatggGAAGGAttcggcagctctgaggggcacagGGAGCTCATTTGATTCTATCTATGGAAGTTAGATTCAAATAGTAAATACACAGGCATTCAGAGCAGATGATGTTGGACCCATTGATTGAACGGTCAGGAGATTGGGAGAAAAGTGGCTCTGAAAAAGTtccagacccttcttcaatgtgggagggattcagcagctccgagggacacatTGCAACACAGTGCAGCCAAAATTGACAACTGGATGAAGATGTATTTTGATTACTTGTTGCCATCTataatttctaataataataatctataaCGGCTGAAATTCCCAGATTGGACCCCCTTGACGTCCACTTTGTGAACTGGTCCCTCAGCAGGATTCAGTCCTGTGAAGTCTGGACTCTTGCAGTGGAGCTCGTCCACACTGCCCTGTGAAATGCGGCTGCGATGGGAGTCGACTTTCCACTAAGATCACATTTCGGAGGGGTCTGTCAGTGTACCCTTGGGAGGAATCCACCCCATATTGCAGTGCGGTATTCTGGAGCACAAACACTAAAAGGGtgtaacacaaaaacagaagctgGTTGTTACAAAGAAACACAAGAACTAAGTGTCACAAACTttattttccctcattttcaTGATCTTCAACAGTCACCTGCTTTAGGCCATATTTTTGGTCAGGTCTGTTTTACTTTCTCATTTCATTCTGGGTGTGATAATATTACTGTTTTATGGGCTCCTGCAGCATGCATAAGCTGCCAGGAGTACAAGTACCGTGTTACTGCAGAGCGCACTgaacgcaaacacacacttgggCCTGTGTCCCGCCCCCTTCTCTCCATATGTTTCTCTGACACGGGCAGTACGCCACCGATTACAAGATGGTTGCCGTGGGAAACCTCACCAACGGAACCCTCACGTACCAGAAGGTGAGTGGATTGGTACTCGTGACCTCAGAAGACCAGAACATGTCCAGCCTTTGAGATGTGAACCACCTCCTGCTGACGGTTCTGGACTCTGACCCGTAGGTCCCTGTGGGCGTCGACATGGACGGCACCAACATCCTGGGCCTCGTCCTGTTCGCCATCGTGTTCGGCGTGGCACTACGCAAGCTGGGCGCCGATGGCGAGGAGCTCACGCGCTTCTTCAGCTCGTTCAATGAAGCCACCATGGTGCTCATCTCCTGGATCATGTGGTGAGTGCGTCGGGGGGCCGGGGAGGGCGTTTCGGCCTGCGGTCTACACATTCACCTCGACGACTCATTAATGCACTGCCCAAGGGTGTCGCTCCTGGAAGTGAACGTTCCAGAACATCGGCTCTTTGTGCACGACTTGCTGGTGCTCTCCAGCTCTCTGGGGTCAGCTGAAGACTTCCTGGCAGAGCTGTGCTGATGGAGCTGCTCGGCATCCCGCACCGCCGTTCAAATGGCCAATGATTCACCGTGGCTGAGGTCATGGTTTGCGCAGGTCCCTGACAACATCGCCAAGTTAGCGTCTTGTCCGCCTGCCAGGAGCAAAGTGTGCAAAGGTCACGTCGACCTCTGACCCTGTTGTGGTCTTCTGCCTCTTGCAGGTACGTGCCCGTTGGCATCACCTTCCTGGTGGCCGGGAAGATCGCGGAGATGGAGGACGCGGTGCTGCTCGTGACGAGCCTTGGGAAGTACATCTTCGCCTCCATCCTGGGCCACGTGATCCATGGCGGCGTCGTGTTGCCCCTCATCTACTTGACTTTCACCCGCAAGAACCCCTTCAGCTTCCTGTCGGGCCTCATCGCGCCCTTCACCACGGCCTTTGCCACCTGCTCCAGGTGACGTAACCCCTGTCCAGTGACACTGGGACAGAGTTCTTACCGTGTTAGAGCTTCCCCATGtcccatttctgctgctttacaAACgcagtctgtttgtaacttgatttgttcataactcccaAGTCACTTTGACCGCTatgtcacaatcagtaaaaggtTCTCAACAGAGACGTAGGACGGTTTATTCAGAGCTTCCAGGAAAGTCACAGATGTTGCtgtagtaaataaaaacaatgttttttattttgagctGAGTTAAAAGCATTAAATAGTTCAAAtgatttgaaatgactgaaaggaTGGCTTGTTTCCACAAAGTCTTGTTCAGTGCTGACTATTGACTCGTTGGTCCCATAAACGTGTTCAATGTTCCTCGTCTCATTACTGATCTCTGACACTCAGGAGCAGCAGACAGggactgtaaacactgtggacgTGAGTTGACAGAAGGTGGTCCCGCACCACTGTTCTGTTTgactgctctttactgccacctattggcttgGAGAGTAAACGCAGGTCATGACTGAGCTGCTGCAGACAGAAATGTTAGAAAACAGGATGAGCaagtgcaataaaacaaaacagactaGAAAATGTTCACATCTTTGGAAATTCATAAACAGGACATTTGTAATGTGACAAACCAGTGTAACGGTGAGCAAATTATTTTGCCACTAGGAGGTAAGAGGGTAGTAGTAATAGAGGGTAACCATGGCAATGGTAATCTATAAAATATTTGGCGCTCAGCATCTCGAAGGGTCTCCTCTGAACATTTAGACATCTGAAAAGTTCAACACGCtgataaattctgttttttttgtcaagCAGAGTTAATTTCAGTGATGACGACACTGGCGGTTAAGCACTGTTTATTTTAAGGGATCCCAGGACTGTtgtcctgttgccatggtgacggAATAGCAAGCCCCTGTGATCGTGTGACGGCTGTATGAAGGGGGACCGCTGACGCCCTCTGGCCTCCACAGCTCGGCTACGCTGCCCTCCATGATGAAGTGTGTGGAGGAGAACAACGGAGTGGACAAGCGCATCAGCCGCTTCATCCTGCCCATTGGGGCCACGGTGAACATGGACGGAGCTGCCATCTTCCAGTGCGTTGCCGCCGTCTTCATCGCCCAGCTGAACAACGTGCAGCTGGACGCGGGTCAGATCTTCACCATCCTGTACGTGAGGAGTGGAGGGAGTGCCCCCCTGCCCCGGCTGCACGACTGCGCACCCCATGCTCCTGCAGGGATACGCAGTTGTGCAGCTCTGCGAACCTCTGTACGTGTTGCCATCCCACGGGGAGAGAGGGGTTCCTCACGCCGTCCTGCCCTGTGCCCTCAGTGTCACAGCCACCGCCTCCAGCGTGGGCGCAGCTGGGATCCCGGCGGGGGGCATCATCACCATCGCCATCATCCTGGAGGCCATCGGACTGCCCACCGAGGACCTGTCGCTGATGCTCGCAGTCGACTGGATCGTGTCAGTTATCCTCCGATGTGTGCGTGAGAGACGTGCGTGATGAGTGTGGACCCGTCCCCGCCTCCTGGGGGAGGTTCTAAGTCCTGCTTCCTCTTCTTTTGGTGCCGCTGCAGGGACCGCACCACCACCGTGGTCAACGTGGAGGGGGATGCCCTGGGGGCGGGAATCCTCCACCACATCAACCagaaggagatggagaggaGGGGGGCGGAGCTGGCCGAAGCGAGGGTGGAGGCGGCAGCCGACGCTCCCGCCAAGAAAACGGAGACGTCGCCTCTCGTCACTCGCAAGAAGGCGGACGCGTTGATGGCGACGGGCGGCCTGGGCAGCAGGGAGGACGTCGAGTCCGTCCTCTAAGTTGCTTTCGGAAACGGTGCCCAGGACAAACGTCCAGGGGAAAAAGACACAGTGTGCACACACTACTCCTCCTGCACACTGAGCCACAGATTCAAATGAATGTTCTCTAGATGCCAGAAGTGAAGGTTCTGCCGTTAGTGTCTCATCTGACCCTCTGTAGCGGACAAGGAGCTGTCCTCGGCATGAGGGAGGTCAGCTATCGACCGACATTATTTCAACCTGCTGGTGAAACATTAACTGTTCTGTCTTGGGGTGGAAAGTGCACATCGCAGGTGTGTGGGGTCCTCAGGACACAGGACTTTCTTCAGGCGCttcatctcagggcacctccCTTTACTGCAGTGTGACGGCGGTTCTGGTTCCACGTTCCCTGCAGTCACTTTGTCGCTCACAGTTGCGCAGCGAGTCCCGTTTTACCACGAAATTCCTGTTTACCTGCACTTCGTCGGTGTGTTCCTGTTCCATGTGGCCCTTGATTGCAGGCTCACTACTGCCACCTAGAGGTTTCACATTCTATAGCCGAACTCCCAttaatcttattattattcttagtattcttcttcttcttcttattattataataacaaaggaaattaaaaagtaatcaGAGCTGTTCCCTGCCTTCCTGCAGTGACTGATGGGTCACACTGACTCGTACACAAATACTTCTGGGCCTACTTTATTTCTTCAAACAAAATCAATGGGAAGGAAGTTTGGAAATGctgttttcactgcagctgtaataataatttaacaaattatatgtatatgcatttataagaataactttttaaatcatttcaaaatattgtgATAATTGCTGCTGGACCGAATGTAGCGAAAGCGTTTCATTCACATCaatcattactattattctttttattaataattcatgatttagctgatacttttctcacAGGTAACTTACCTTATTGTAATTTGTACTGGTAACGGTTCATCATGTTGTTTCATGACACTTTTGCTAATTaattctcttgtgcttcgttgacGACACTTGTGACTCTCCATTAAACCTGAACTTTCTTCCTTTTACACTCGTGTCCAAAATAATGACTTAGAGGCGTAAACTTGTACTTCTGTTCACTGTGACCGTTACTGTTTGTGGTGAAATTCCGCACCTCCAGTTTTGGGGCGGTcacaccccctcaccccccgcCGCCTCCCGCGCCCccgctgacctctgacctctgaccccccccACTTTCTGTTTGAAGGAAACAGTCCTCCTTTACACGGCGCTCCCAACAGCTCACGCAAAGTCACAGAATTTCTTCAGTTTTCCTTCAACGAAACCAACTTTGTCGCGCTGTTTCTCTTTAAAGGTACAAAGTTTCGTGCGATTCCCGCATCTTTCCGCGCTTTGTTCTCGATGCCCTGCTGACAAACTATGGCGCCATTGGCTGGAGAGCGCGCTTGATCCCGCCCCGATTGTTGAATGGCGTTCTCATTGGCCAGAAAACAGCCCCGTGGGTTGACAAGCATTCTCATTGGTTAGaacgagtttttttttccccttcgtCCCGCCCACACATCGCAGCGCAGTTTCCTCCGT
It contains:
- the LOC108927004 gene encoding neutral amino acid transporter A-like, with product MDKRQDPNGHVATAMPGIAPTPRRQEKLHAFLRRNLVVILTVSGVLLGVALGMALRGVRLSRAHVTYVAFPGEMLLRMLRMVILPLVVCSLVSGAASLDARSLGRLGGIALSYFLATTLVASAIGITLAFVVRPGEGAGHSAAVALEGTAVGARKDTVDSFLDLARNLFPANLVAAAFRTYATDYKMVAVGNLTNGTLTYQKVPVGVDMDGTNILGLVLFAIVFGVALRKLGADGEELTRFFSSFNEATMVLISWIMWYVPVGITFLVAGKIAEMEDAVLLVTSLGKYIFASILGHVIHGGVVLPLIYLTFTRKNPFSFLSGLIAPFTTAFATCSSSATLPSMMKCVEENNGVDKRISRFILPIGATVNMDGAAIFQCVAAVFIAQLNNVQLDAGQIFTILVTATASSVGAAGIPAGGIITIAIILEAIGLPTEDLSLMLAVDWIVDRTTTVVNVEGDALGAGILHHINQKEMERRGAELAEARVEAAADAPAKKTETSPLVTRKKADALMATGGLGSREDVESVL